The following is a genomic window from Sphingobacterium spiritivorum.
GCCGATCCCCCAGTAATTCCTTCCCCCGAAATTATCAAACCCGTAGTTCTCTGCTCTTCCAAGTCCTGCATGCTGCTGGAGTTCGCCATAGTCAAAACTTTGTCTGTTGATGTTATTACCGAATCCTATAAAACTCAATTGTAAGGTATCTCTGAAGGTATTAAACAGGCCTCCGGCCTCATATCGCTTGCGGGTACCGCCACTGCCATAAACTTTTCCAAAATCTGCTTTCAGAAAATCTTTTTTAAACTTAAGATTGATCGTTACAGGAAGGTGTTCTTCATTTTCAACAATTCGCTTTGATTCTCCTTTATCTCTGTATACCTGTACCGTTTTGATAAGAGAAGCATCCAGATTTCGGGTAGCGATTTTTAAATCCGTAGCAAAAAAATCTTTTCCATTCACTTTGACTGAAGATACCTCTTTTCCCTGATAATAGATCGTGCCATCCATATTGACCTGAAGTCCCGGCAGCTGTTTCAGTAATTCTTCCACGTTTGCATTGGGTCTGGTTTTAAAGTAAGCTGTGTTATATTCCAGCGTGTCTTTTGACATCCGGATAGGAGGGGCACTTGTGATACTGACTTCTTCCAGCATGTTTTCAGATAGTTTGAGAACGCCCATATTTTTTGTTTCATGATCCTTAAGAGATAAAGTCTGCTGAAAAGGTTGTCCGGATATGTGCGAAATATAGAGTAGAAGCTCCCTTTCCACGGGAAGCTTTACGAGACGGAAATTACCCTTTTCATCAGTCAGTGTATAAGAAACTACAGTTGAATCTTTTTTGTTAAGAACACTTACAGTGGCTTTTTCTAAAACTTTGTTTTCGGGATTGTGTACAGTACCCGAAATTAATCCGGAAGATTGAGCAAAGGAAAACTGATACATAAGCATGAAAAGCCCGAGTAGCACTAATTTCATAAAGGGTTTATTGATTATGCTACAATAATATTAAAATATATTTAACGGGATAATTAATAAATGTTAATTAACAATTATTAACTAATTGGGAGGATATATTTGTTTCCCTAAAGCCAATTCACACTGCAAAAAAGCCTTTTCCGTAATCCGGAAAAGGCTTTTTACAACTTAGTTAAGAAGTAGAATTTTTTATTCTTTATTACTGTCTACGACAAGTCTTTTATCCCGGTTGGCAATTTCCCAGGCGGTGTAAAAGGCTAATTTTTCACGTTTGGCCATCATCGGAAAATCTATCTTTTCAATGGTGTCTTCTGGGGTATGATAGTGAGGATGTAATCCTGAGAAATAGAAAATAACCGGGATTTTGTGTTTGGCAAAATTATATTGATCCGACCGGTAATAGATGCGCAAAGGATCTTTTGGATCATCATACATATAATCCAGTTCCATCTTTGTGAAATCATCATTAGCTTTCTTATTGATTGCATGTAGTTCGGAACTTAATTTATCTGATCCGATAACATGTATATAATTGTGATTTCCATTCAGGTGTTTATCATCAATACGGCCTATCATATCCATATTCAGGCAGACAACAGTATTGGATAGGGGATATACAGGATTCTCCGAGTAGTACTCAGATCCAAGGAGACCTTTTTCTTCTGCTGCAAAAGCAATAAATAGGATACTCCGGCGTGGGCCATGACCATCAGCCTTAGCCTGAGCAAAGGCGCGGGCAAGATCCAGTACTCCGGTCGTGCCGGATCCGTTATCATCAGCACCCGGAAAAATAGTTCCGTTCTCATCGATCCCGTCATGATCATAGTGACCTGATAAGACCACTATTTCTTCTTTCAGATCTGTACCTTCCAGTAGTCCTAATACATTTGCGTCATTAAGCATCTCTTCTGTGATCCCATATTCTGCATTAAACTTTACGGGAATCAGGGTAGATTGTACGCTGTTATTTTCTTTAAATTTTTGAAAAGATATGTTCTTTACCTGAAGAATATCATTTGCAATCGCAGGGGTAATAAAAGCGACTGCAGGGGTTACTGAAGTCTGCTTTTCAGCTTCTTCCTTATCCTTTTGCAATTCATAAGAGCCTCCTGTCAATCTTCCTGCCATTCTTTTCAGCATGAGTTCGGTTGTGACTGAAGCTGCCAGAATTAACTTTGGATTCTTTTTCATCAGATGTTGCAGCTTTTTATTTCTGGAAGTACTCCACTCTGATTTCTTAGAAGTACCCGTGATCAGGGAATTTCCATTTTTATCTGTAGGTTCATCGTCTGTAATCAGTAAAACTACTTTATTGCTGACATCTATATTTGCGTAATCGTTGTATTTTGAATCTTCAATACCATAACCTACAAATACGATGTCTTCAGTCTTTATAACCGTCTTTTCATTATCCCCCAGAATAAAAAAGTCTTTTCCGTTTTTGAAATCCTTACTTCCTACAGTAAACTGATTGACTTCAAAACGTCTGTTTTTAAGATTTATTTTTTGGAAATACCCGGATTGCGGAGCTTTCAGTCCTAATCTTTTAAATTCAGCTGCAATGTATTGAGCTGCTTTTTCGCCACCTTTCTGTCCGGTACCGCGACCTTCGTATTCTTTAGATGATAAAATAGTAAGATGTTTTTTTGCGCTCTCCTCATTCAGCATTTCAGCGTATTTTTTCTGAACAGGCTCCTGTGCAAAAGCACAGCTGTATAACCAAGGCAGAACACTCAGAAGTATTAGTAGTTTTTTCATCAGAAAATAGGTTTACTAAATAGGGTAGCGATGAGCTACCCTGAAATGTTATAATTAACAAGAGATCTTATTGACGCGGTTAGCGTGACGGCCGCCTTCAAAATCTGTAGTCATAAATGTTTTGACGATTGCTTTTGCCAGATCCGGACTAATGAAACGTGCAGGAATACATACAATATTCGCATCATTGTGCTGACGGGCTAATGCTGCAATTTCTTCGAGCCAGCATATTGCCGCACGAATATCCTGATGCTTATTGGCTGTGATCGCTACACCGTTGGCACTACCACAGATAAGTATACCTT
Proteins encoded in this region:
- a CDS encoding M28 family peptidase, which codes for MKKLLILLSVLPWLYSCAFAQEPVQKKYAEMLNEESAKKHLTILSSKEYEGRGTGQKGGEKAAQYIAAEFKRLGLKAPQSGYFQKINLKNRRFEVNQFTVGSKDFKNGKDFFILGDNEKTVIKTEDIVFVGYGIEDSKYNDYANIDVSNKVVLLITDDEPTDKNGNSLITGTSKKSEWSTSRNKKLQHLMKKNPKLILAASVTTELMLKRMAGRLTGGSYELQKDKEEAEKQTSVTPAVAFITPAIANDILQVKNISFQKFKENNSVQSTLIPVKFNAEYGITEEMLNDANVLGLLEGTDLKEEIVVLSGHYDHDGIDENGTIFPGADDNGSGTTGVLDLARAFAQAKADGHGPRRSILFIAFAAEEKGLLGSEYYSENPVYPLSNTVVCLNMDMIGRIDDKHLNGNHNYIHVIGSDKLSSELHAINKKANDDFTKMELDYMYDDPKDPLRIYYRSDQYNFAKHKIPVIFYFSGLHPHYHTPEDTIEKIDFPMMAKREKLAFYTAWEIANRDKRLVVDSNKE
- the rpiB gene encoding ribose 5-phosphate isomerase B; this encodes MSSVKTIAIGGDHAGFDYKKELIPFLQELGYEVKDFGTYSTDSVDYPDFAHPVASAVESKEFDKGILICGSANGVAITANKHQDIRAAICWLEEIAALARQHNDANIVCIPARFISPDLAKAIVKTFMTTDFEGGRHANRVNKISC